Sequence from the Saccharopolyspora pogona genome:
ACGGCCTGCGGTCGCCAAATAGTGTGATCTCGATCTAGTTTGCTCGATCGGATGCCAACCCATCCGGGATATACTGCGTGTCCCTTTCCTCCCCTTTGTTTGTCTAGGAGTGACGTCTTCAGTGCGCGAAGCGCAATCCCCAGAGGGCAGTACCGGGCCGGGACATAGTCCCGGCTTTCCGCAACTGGTGGCCGATGCCCCGTTCTGGGGTGGTCGGTGATGGACATCCTGTTGGCCGTTCTCGGCCTTGTTTTCGTTGGCGTGTTGACGTTGGGCACCGGGTTGGCGGTTGCCGCGGAGTTCTCGCTGACGTCCCTGGAACGCAGCACGGTGGACGCGCATGTGCGTCAGGTCGGTGACCGGCGTGCGAGGGCGGTGCAGAAGGCGCACCGGACGCTGTCGTTTCAGCTCTCCGGCGCCCAGGTCGCGATCACGTTGACCACGCTGGTCACCGGGTACGTGGCGGAGCCGTTGATCGGTGACCTGATCGGCCCGGGGCTGACCGCGCTGGGCCTGCCCGGTGAGGCGGCCGGGGCGGTGTCGCTGACGCTGGCGATCCTGCTGGCCACGACCCTGTCGATGGTCTTCGGGGAGATGGTGCCCAAAAACCTCGCTATCGCCCGCCCACTGCCCACCGCCCGTGCCGTGTCGGGCTACCACGCCCGGTTCTCGCAGGTCTTCCGGTGGCTGATCGACGCGATGAACAACAGCGCCAACTGGGTCGTGCGCCGTTTCGGCATCGAACCCCAAGAAGAACTCCGATCCGCCCGCTCCCCCGAAGAACTCGGCTCGATCGTGCGCTCCAGCGCCGAACACGGAACGCTGGACTCCTCGACCGCGCAACTGATGGACCGGTCGCTGCGCTTCGGCGACCGCACCGCCGAGGAATTGATGACCCCCCGCGTCCGCGTGGAATCCCTGACCGCCGGCGACAGCGTGATGGATCTGCTCGACACCGCCCGCCGCACCGGGTTCTCCCGCTTTCCGGTGCACGGCGCCGACCTCGACGAGATCCACGGCGTCGTCCATGTCAAGCAAGCGTTCGGGCTGCCAGCCGGCGAACGCGAACGGACCACCGTCGGATCACTCGTTCAACCTGTTTCGACGGTGCCGGAGACGTTGGCCGGCGACGCGCTGCTGGAGACGCTGCGCGGATCGGGGTTGCAGCTGGCGGTCGTGGTCGACGAGTACGGCGGTAGCGCGGGCATCGTGACCCTGGAGGACGTCGTCGAGGAGATCATCGGCGACGTCCGCGACGAACACGACCGCCGCGAAATCCCAGCCGTTCGGCAGATTGACGACAACACGTGGATCATCTCAGGCCTGCTGCGCCCGGACGAACTCGTGGACGCCGTCGGGGCTCCGTTGCCGGACGGGGATTACGAGACCGTTGCCGGCTTCGTGCTGGCTCGACTGGGACGCATTCCCGAGGTCGGCGACAAGCTGCCCCTGGATGGTTGGGTGCTGACGGTGACGCGGATGGATCGCAACCGCATCGCAGATCTCCGTCTCACCCGCGAACCCGGCCACACCGGGAGCGCCGAGGCCGTGGAGGAGGTTCGATGAGCGACGGTTTCGCGATCGTGCTGGGTGTTGTTCTGTTGCTGCTCAACGCGTTCTTCGTGGGCGCGGAGTTCTCCCTGCTGTCCTCCCGCCGGGACCGGCTGGAAGCGCTGCTGGCCCAAGGCAAAACCCGCGCCCGAGTGGTGATCAAAGCCAGCCAGGAAGGCTCGCTGATGCTCACCAGCGCCCAACTCGGCATCACCCTCTGCTCCCTGGGCCTGGGCCGCCTCGGCGAACCCGCCGTCGCCCACCAACTCCAAACACCCTTTACCACCCTCGGCATCCCCGACACCATCACCCACGTCGTGGCGTTCACCATCGCACTAGCGATCGTGGTCATACTCCACGTCCTCGTCGGCGAAATGGTCCCCAAAAACCTCGCCATCGCCGAACCCGAACGACTCGCCCTCTGGCTGGTCCCACCCCTGGTCGGCTTCGTCAAACTCGCCCGACCACTCATCGCCCTGTTCAACATGATGGCCAACACCGTGCTCCGCCTACTACGCGTAGAACCCAAAGACGAACTCGACACCGCCTACACCTCCGCCGAACTCGCCGAACTCCTCGTCGAATCCCGCCGCGAAGGCCTCCTCGACCAATCCGAACACCGCCGACTCGCCCAAACACTGTCCTCAGTGGAACACACCGTCGCAGACGTCCTCGTCCCCCTACCCGACCTCACCACACTCCCGCAACACCCCACCCTCGGCGACGTCGAACAAGCCGTCGCCCACACCGGATTCTCCCGATTCCCCCTCCGCCGCGACGACGGAACACTCACCGGCTACCTCCACATCAAAGACGTCCTCGACCAAGCCGGACACGACCCCACAACCCCCATCGCCCCCGCCCGCATCCGACGACTACCCACCGTTCCGGCCCACGCCCGCCTCGACCACGCCATGACCTCCCTACGCCGCACAGGCAGCCACCTCGCCACCGCAACCGACACCACCGGCCAACCCATCGGCATCGTCGCCCTCGAAGACCTCGTCGAGGAATACGTCGGCACCGTCCGCGACGCCACCCACGTCGAGTGATCCGGACAACCCGGCGATAGGTGGTGCGGCCGTGCACGTCGACAGGCGTGCCCGGCCGCACCACCGGCGGCCTCGAGCCCGCCGGGGACGTTCCCGCCAGGGCCCTGACCCTGCCGGGTTCTCGAGGGGCCGGATCGGTGCGGCCGGGCCTACGCTGAGCCCGTGCGGCTGTCTGAAGTGCTGAAACGCCTGGTCGTCGGCCGGCCGGTGCGCAGTGACCGGCTGGGGGAGACGCTGTTGCCGAAGCGGCTGGCGCTGCCGATCTTCGCCAGCGACCCGCTGTCCTCGGTCACCTACGCCACCCAGGAGATCCTGCTGGTGCTGTCGCTGGGCGGGCTGGTGTTCCTGCA
This genomic interval carries:
- a CDS encoding hemolysin family protein, translating into MDILLAVLGLVFVGVLTLGTGLAVAAEFSLTSLERSTVDAHVRQVGDRRARAVQKAHRTLSFQLSGAQVAITLTTLVTGYVAEPLIGDLIGPGLTALGLPGEAAGAVSLTLAILLATTLSMVFGEMVPKNLAIARPLPTARAVSGYHARFSQVFRWLIDAMNNSANWVVRRFGIEPQEELRSARSPEELGSIVRSSAEHGTLDSSTAQLMDRSLRFGDRTAEELMTPRVRVESLTAGDSVMDLLDTARRTGFSRFPVHGADLDEIHGVVHVKQAFGLPAGERERTTVGSLVQPVSTVPETLAGDALLETLRGSGLQLAVVVDEYGGSAGIVTLEDVVEEIIGDVRDEHDRREIPAVRQIDDNTWIISGLLRPDELVDAVGAPLPDGDYETVAGFVLARLGRIPEVGDKLPLDGWVLTVTRMDRNRIADLRLTREPGHTGSAEAVEEVR
- a CDS encoding hemolysin family protein, yielding MSDGFAIVLGVVLLLLNAFFVGAEFSLLSSRRDRLEALLAQGKTRARVVIKASQEGSLMLTSAQLGITLCSLGLGRLGEPAVAHQLQTPFTTLGIPDTITHVVAFTIALAIVVILHVLVGEMVPKNLAIAEPERLALWLVPPLVGFVKLARPLIALFNMMANTVLRLLRVEPKDELDTAYTSAELAELLVESRREGLLDQSEHRRLAQTLSSVEHTVADVLVPLPDLTTLPQHPTLGDVEQAVAHTGFSRFPLRRDDGTLTGYLHIKDVLDQAGHDPTTPIAPARIRRLPTVPAHARLDHAMTSLRRTGSHLATATDTTGQPIGIVALEDLVEEYVGTVRDATHVE